TTTGTACATTAGAAGGATAATATTGAAGATTGATCTGTCCGACAAATCActgatttatatatacacatttagtTTATGATACCAGATCACGTTTCCCACTTTACAGGTAGAGATTAGTCAAGCATGTCTCTACACAGTTAGATGGATGAAAGGGGGGTGGGTTACTTCACAGTAATGGCCAGTGACACCTGGGGTGCACCATCTGTGTGACCAGATGACAGAAGAATCAGCCCCCATAGAGAGTTTAAATGGATGATAAAGATAAAcggtcagacagctacttcctgctgTCAAACGGTTATTCTCATCACACAACGTAATGGCACATTGCAATAATAGATATGCCATTATTtttcgatcggtgggggtttgactGCTGGGACATCCACTGATACTAAAAATATAAGGGACCCTTTTAAGTTACTCCTTGAAATGCAGAGCTCCTGGCTGTtcagggaactgcagcacggcCCCATTCACGTCAGGAGTGGTACGGTGCAGTGAAAAACAGTGAAGAGGTGCTACgtcagcactgtggccccttaaaTCAAAGGACcggtgagggtcccagcagtcagaccaccATCAATCGCGAAGagttggcatatcactaggatatgctatcactttgtttgatgagaatacccctttaaggcaggaAAGGTCTTCAGTACAAAGAGACTAAACACAGTTACTGCACATAAGAGTTAAGGAGAACCGTACAGTTTTAATTTTTGGCTGAAATTTAAAGTTTACCTTATAACGCTTGTATTAAATCTAATGCTTATAAACTGCATGAGTCCAAAATAACTTATATAGTCCAATACACATCTCAACATGAATGGTAACTATCAAATGGTGTATGGATATGTAGATCAAGATCCAAAGAGTCTGGAAAAATCCAATATATAGACAATGAGAACTCACTGGCAGATGCTAGAAGGCTCTGAGCCCCATGACACATCAAGTTGGTCTtaaactgctccaatatacattgATATTCTTCATAAGttgtaaaaatgtattaaaatggacCTGTATAGGGTCTTTTTAACCAATGCATAGTGAAGAATAGATGAAACCGCAAGTTGCTTGTAATATTGCATCACGGAATTACAATAAAATCAAGGTTCCTAACAGGATATTGTCGTCCCTCTCTGTGTAGACCAACATGAGTGATGCACTTGTTAACCCAACAAAGGTCAAAGATGACGTCATGCTGCCAACAGCAGAGGTACCCAAGTTATCGATCAGTGATATTAGAATCCATCTTTCCCATATGCAGCTGGTGTCATGGCAAATAGTCAGTAacattcacaataaaattaccctGACGCAAAAGAATCATGAACTATACCGGTTAAATCTCGGTAAAATCTACCGTGACTGTCATCACTTACTGGAAATAGAGGAAGAGATGAGGGTGACTGAGAGTAAGAAACAGGAAGACCAAGCCATGCAAAGGTTGGAGGAGAAAACCTTACAACTGGTGCGTCTTATGGAGCAACTTCAAGGCACAAAATCAAAGAACCAACTAAGTGACCTTGAAGCGAAGTTAAAGGCACTGGAAGGGCCGGAGAAGGAACTAGATCTAGGTGAGCCTCCTATACAGCTCCGAATCTCCAAACAGATGATGCATATGGTGAAACCAGTACCAGAACAGATACAGTTTGATCCACAAAGTGCTCATCCGAATCTTGTCTTATCCCCAGACTTCAAGCAAATAAGATTCGAGCCAACTCCCCAAATGATAAAAGCAAACTCAAGATATTTCGAGCCAGGGTTATATGTTTTGGGGAAACCGGGATTTAAGTCCGGTCGGCACTACTGGGAAATAAATGTGGGCAGTAAAAGTAACTGGATCATAGGTGTTGTGAAGGAATCGGTGGAACGCAAGGGATTATGGGAGTTGAATTCATCAAATGGCTATTGGGTTCTACGTAAGCAAGGAGGCAATGTGTATTATGGCATCGGGAAAACTTGCGAGAGGCTAAAATATAACTTATCTCCTATAAGGATTGGAGTCTGTTTGGATCTATTTAGAAGTCACCTGGTCTTTTATGATGCCAGCTCCACAGCGGTCATTCATGAACTGTCTCTATGTGTGGGTAAGGAGACATTGCTTCCATTTTTTTGCCCTGGAATTCCTATGATAGACGACGACTGGTGCCCACTAACTATATgtgtgtaggaaaaaaaaaaaaaaaagtgtgggttCCCTAATATGCCcagtatatttccggagatttacAGATCATTGCCTAAGATTGGCCACAGGTGGATACGGACATGGAAAACACTTCACATATTAGAAATAAAATTGGATGAGATTCAGATTGGTCAGCCCTCAACAACCAGAATTGCACCTTCTTATGGATAGGACGAATTAGATGACCACAAACCCCTAATTATAAAACACATCTCTGCTTTCAAATATTTGTTCCCATGATGTGCAACGaagcaataaaatattttttcttgctCTGGACTTTCTCTATCGATACAGGGAATTTAATCAACCGCaatctaaatatatataaatttctcCGCTTCTACATCTTAATAGAGTTCCATTTgcagatacagagctccaaatataTGATTCAATTTAGGCTGCATGTATGCaaataccactagggggagtttatgaGTTTCTTGTATACTGTTAAtacattgaactccataataaTCCAGTATGCAATAAGATCcgaaagctccccctagtggtagctgcaggaaaCTAGAACTTTATAATGTAATTCTACGTTTATACCGAATAAGGACTATGGACAAGGATCGTCTTGAtgcaacaacccctttaataatcacTGCTAGCAATTTGCCTACTAGCAACATGTTATATAATAACTTAGGGGCAAGTCATAAAAATACTGCCCAGCTTGTTTTGCTGTATTCTTGCAGCTCTTGATGGTCAAACTAAAATTAGCTCCTCACCAGTTGATGATATTCTCAATTGACTGGAAGGACCATCAATAACATGCACTTAAGACATTGCATATTTTCAATACTAATAAAAGTTTTGTTAAGAGCCATTTGATTGTTCAAAAATGATGCTAAATCAAGTGGTCTACTGTTTATAAAGACAGTTCACCACTAGGGGCACTATTTAATTCCAGCCCAAATCTATAATTCCGATTATTTTATCACTCAGACATGTCTAATTGGAGGGTCAGATTTCAACAATTAGAGGGTTCCGTTCCTATTTCTTAGAGAAGAGGGGACTGCACGTGTTGTCACTCTCAATGGAAATGAATGAGATTTAAGGAAACCGCCTAGTGTTATGGTAAAGGCTATTTCATCTCAGTTGTCTCAGATGATTGTGCCATAACACATTTAGATTATGATTACTGATCATTCACATTCAATATTTACTACTAGAGGTGTGAACCAATTTGTTTGCACATAAAGGACCAAGATAAATGAAAAATTGTTCAGAACTTCCTCTCCTTGTAGTATGCAAAAAAACTAGATCTCATAGGAAACCGCTGACGCATTTCGGACAGAAAACTATCCATATAGTAGTTATGAAACGATCAGACTAATTAATTTTTTAAATGCAATATAGTGCCTCTAATAAACAAAGAGAAAACAGCAGAACATGTGCAGTGTTCCCTCTAGTATATGCTGGGATATGATTCTGTCCATTAATGCCAGCCTTGGGGGCTGAATTTACAGAAGAAACAGACTGTTTAGCTGCACTCCCTTTGGGATCGATTGGTCGTATCTCTTCTGTGTGGATATGTTTAGGGCTATGTGATAACAGACATGGCCAATCGATACTGCAGGGAGCAAAAGAAAACAAAGGGTGTTCCCAGAGAGTTGTAGACCCAAAAAGTGGATTTTAGGGACATAATTATTACGATTTTTCTTCGTACAATCTCATTTACTCATATTGATATAATCTCGGAGAGCCCCTTTAAACTCCCTGCCATATGGAAGTAATAAGAATCCCACAAAGACATTATGTTGTATCTCTGTACTGAAGGTAACTTCACATATGGTATGAGCCACTCCTGGTTGCTCAGACCTTTGTACTGTAACTCAGCTATGACAACAATGAGGGATGGGCAGTGTCCTATTTCAAGTTCCAGTTTACCTGGACAGTCTTAGTGAGTACACCCTGAATGAATTATTCTGTACCCCATAGTTTCATATCCTGTATGGGTCACTTATTAAAAGAGAAAACAcaagacagaataaaaaaaaagctctgaaaaaaataaaataaaaaattgaagtaGTATGAAGTTTGTTCCAGATTATGTTTGTTTGGTTCGTTGGTTGGGGTTGTTTATCAGTTTAGCAACATCCTCACATCTCTAACCCGCTGTTGGCAACTCCTGTCATACCACAATTTTACATTTAGTCAGAGATAATTAACCTATAGTTTACTCATATGAATAaacaggtcactgcctcccacaagatcagcacacatcTCCCGCTGTTGTGATAATTGATGTCAACTGAATAAACACTGCTCCGATAAGGGCCGGATCAGGGCATTGATAAATGGGGCAAATGCCCCAGGGGCCTCCACCGTGCTGTCCCAACCATAATCTAAACGTAAGTGAGCTAGAACGGTTATTATTTTGGAGCCGTATAGGGTTATTATTTGCACACTACATAGAAGTCATCATAAGCACTGTTTAATGTGTTCTCTGTATTGCACTATCcactgtatgggtgctgtatggtactgttatttggcACTGATTGGTTGTATTCTTTAGGTACAATTGGGGCAGTGTTACGGTAGTATTATGCTTGACTTCCCtctttcccaaaaaaaaaaaaaaaggtattcccCTCACACGCGCATTTGTCCAGGGGCCTCAACAGACTTATCTGGCTCCCAGTAACATAATCACACAAGCAGACAGGTTCATTCTCTACCTCCCCCACATAGATACTTTATAGCACCCGTACTCACCAAAATAATATCATAAATGGCCGGGTCACTGCCTGCAACAAAATCAACACATTCATCTCCTGCTGTTGTCATCATTCTTTTGATCGAATTATACATAGTGTGTTGTATCCAAGCCTACTTTAGGAAAGTGACCAGGCACATGCAGACCTGTCCCCACTATAAATCACTGCATCCTACAAGGAGAACAAGCTCCGCTCTTGCGGTTTGGTTGGTTCCAGGACTTCTGGTGTTCTGTTTGTCTAGAGTCTTATTCATATAGCAGCCTATAGGGATGTACAGAGGCTAAAAACCCCATACAGAGCTAGTCCTACtgtctgttacaatgtatcagtatagGTAAGAGTTGCCAGACCAGAGTCCAAACCAGGAACGGGACTTATGCGGAAGTGTTTAATTTACAGAGGCAAGGGAGGACATACCCTATGTGCGACCTATGCAGTTCCACAGGGGCCCAGTAAATAGGGGGCCCACTGCTCCCTTAAAAGCAGCCAGCAGCAAcccctactgtctattagattgcatgtaagggacggAGCCAATTCATTTTTTAAGTCACAATTACGGTTGTATAGAAGGGGAGTATTCTGTGCGGAGCCATCCataagcaaggggcccatattctGTTCTTGAATCAGGGCCTCTACTGTCTGGATCCGCACAAGCAGAATATTGCCCAGActggatacattttaaaacaccctCATGCAAACTAGAATGTTTCAGTTCAATGCCagccagcagagatcttgaaattgaAGTTATACAACTTTCTAGACAACAATTCAGTTTCAGTAATCTGCCTTGAACAGTGTGTGTGGGAACCAGTCTCACATAGAAAGTCACACTGTAGTATCCTGTGACTTGGCAGGTGACCAGATCTGGTTTTAAATAGCTCACCTGGCAACTTTCCACACAAAGATAAATCCAAGCAGAGTTATGCTAGGTTTTAACAAGTTAATCATGGAGATCCCTGGCTCTAAAGTCATGATGGTTGTCACTTGGGTACAAAATAATGGTTCATGAGACTAATATCCCCATTCTggagggggggtgggggggatgtCTCACTGGCAGATACACGGCCTTCAACTCAGCCACTCTACCTAGAAATACTCCCTATAGCTCGTACTGCTGTATACAACAGCTATAATATCACTTGCGTCCATTGACTGTGTGACATCAATCCAAAACATAATTATTGTATAATGTATGTTGAAGACTATAGTTAGGGTGAATATGTATATACAATAAAAACtacccattattattattattgacagatTTTACTTAAAGACTATCTGCACTTTCAACAAACCTTTTATATGCCATAGAATCAaatcagaagttttcatcggtggggtcaGGGTGCTGGTTCTCATACCGTCGCTGAACCGAagatgcagaagcgctcagggaaGTTCCCTGCAATTTCAGCTTTGATCTGCGCTCCTCGGTAGGCTGTAGACGGACTCCTATAGAACATTTAGCACCAAACACAGTTAAATGTGCAGGGCGTTAAACTAAAGggtttctgcaccttcgtttcagcgacAGTGGGAGTCTCATCACCcggaccgccaccgatcaaaacgtctaatatgtctctatgacatatcaaacatTTTTTGAAAGTGCAGATACTCTTTAAACTAACATATTGCAATAGATTCCCAAAATGTGATTCTCTTGGGATATACAGCAAGTAAACAGCCCATATATTTCAAAAGGTATCATGTAATTCtttttttcccctgtggtggcactgcagggaattaGTACACTTACTGATAGGCTCCCAatagattacagttgatcgctgAGGGATTCTGCAGTGGAACACCCTGTGAACAGTTTCTCATCAAGAAACCCTAATAACAAAGGGATTTCAAATGAGGACCACCCCTTTAATGATCAAGAGTCCACAAAGGAAATTAATTAGTAAGCTGCATATTCAGAATTTATCCTTAATAACACACATGGATTTCTATAAATACGGAATATTATGTACATTGCAGGCTGAAAACAAGTTAAACACAGCATGCAGCAAGACAAATGAAGACACAAGCATTGCATCACTTCTGACAGGTCAACGAGATATTCCACAGCAGAAGGAAGAAGAGAAGGTATTACCTACTAAATATcatgggtgtagctatagggggtgcagaggtagcagtctcaCCCCCGGCATCTTGGGGGCCCAAaggtccctctgccacataagaagacggcagtattataaatggtacatggtaggtAGGGGGAACCGGTTTCAGATTTGCATAGGGGCCCAAGAGTTTCAAGTTATGCCACTGCTGAGTATCATATGCAGCTTATAGGTTTAACGCTTTCACTACTTGAACCTGTTTAGATAGGTCAACCACCTTCCCTGCTACTGCATATTGGTGGCATTGTTCATATAGGACAGTGAATGGATAAATACTGGAACCTTACACAATATTTAGCTCTTGACTTCTTCTAAAAAGTTAGTTTAAACTGAATCTGTCGACAGGCTCAACCTGTCCAAGTTGGTTCTCAACATTTGGCCAAGTAGGTAGAGCTATGCCCACTGTGGATGATTACTGACACTCCTCTAGAAGGAAGATCGCGGTCTGTCTCTCTAGTGACACCTATGGCGACAACTCCAAACAGTTCTGTCTACAGATGGATGTTTCTGGTTTGGCTATTAGCCTCTTTCAAGGCTCTATAAAAAGGGTTGGACATTGACTCACAAGATAGTCACCTATAGATGGatctagagagacagttttcttacttatgggagagctattttgcatacttttccccAGAAGCATTGCCCCTAAAACCCCTACCAGCTGGATTTCCGCAAGGACAATCTGTACCTTCCAAGAGCTGCTTCATAGATAAGAATTTGATCCTTTCTGGGGTGCAACGAACTTTgccttaaaaggggttatcccatgagAAACATGAAACACCAATCCACGGGTTAGGTGATAAATGCAAGACTGCTAGGGGCCCCACCACTGAAACTCCCATGTTCACTAGAACAGGAGTCCTGAGCCCCCAATTCCTATTCACTGTATGAACAAAGTGAGGAGGCGCTTAAACAGAGCGGTGACCATGATGCTCCATCCAAcgtctatggggctgacggaaacagccgagcactgtatttgactccaTTGGCCTCGTAGACGTTGAATAGAGCAGCAGGAGTTCCACCAATCCATTCAAACTCCACCTTACTGCAGTCGTGCAGTGCGGAGGAACGgataggtgataaaaaaaaattcatagtaAAACACCTTTTAGTAGAAATTAAAAGGGTCGCctcattagggcatatggacgttaaAGAGAGTGGGTTCCTGCTTAACATCCCCTCTATAAGCCAAAAAGAAGAGGCACTCACGAGGAGCTCTGGCGAATCAGTCGTCCATCTATCTCAAATGAATGGCTGACATGTAATACTCAACTTCTGGCTGGCTTTTGTTTCCTTGGGCAAGAACAGCTGATCAACCGGGCGAGCTTCATTTTAAAAAGGTAATTTTAATGGGGCTTTTGTATATGCTCTGTGATAGAAATTCTAACTGATGATAtcttccaaaaaagtcacaacgaGATGTCAAAAATAACTAAAGTTGAACTACCCTTTAATTTATGCTCCTCTCTAGTGCCTCGCACTTGAGTCATCTCTTAATAGTTCATCGCATCAAGGTCCCGATTGTGTCTTGATTTTGGAT
The genomic region above belongs to Rhinoderma darwinii isolate aRhiDar2 chromosome 13, aRhiDar2.hap1, whole genome shotgun sequence and contains:
- the LOC142665907 gene encoding zinc-binding protein A33-like isoform X2 translates to MDSTEVTHPDAPEQDHETNMSDALVNPTKVKDDVMLPTAEVPKLSISDIRIHLSHMQLVSWQIVSNIHNKITLTQKNHELYRLNLGKIYRDCHHLLEIEEEMRVTESKKQEDQAMQRLEEKTLQLVRLMEQLQGTKSKNQLSDLEAKLKALEGPEKELDLGEPPIQLRISKQMMHMVKPVPEQIQFDPQSAHPNLVLSPDFKQIRFEPTPQMIKANSRYFEPGLYVLGKPGFKSGRHYWEINVGSKSNWIIGVVKESVERKGLWELNSSNGYWVLRKQGGNVYYGIGKTCERLKYNLSPIRIGVCLDLFRSHLVFYDASSTAVIHELSLCVGKETLLPFFCPGIPMIDDDWCPLTICV